The DNA sequence ACCCAACTTTAatcacttaattaataaaacgcgGGAACgcgatttgaaaatataacgTTAGTAAGATACTGGACTAAAAACTTGTaatccaaattttaattttgttacatttaaaatttttttttaagtaaaaaaaaatcgaagcacccgtttacaaatatttaaacgatagaaatatatactatatatttatatataatattttttttacatacccAATAAATTGTCCTAAGGCTCGGGTAAAAAggccgtaaaaaaaataaatccactCACTGTtacttgatttttatttaaaataattataaatacttaaagCAGATATTGATAGATTATTTTCCGGTTTGAGTATTTCTGCGCGCGCAAAATCAgcattcaaatattcaaaaaattttaaacatttttgttcgtttatttatacttatatttatatattttcatttattagttcaaaataataaataaaaataacaaaaaatatatgaatataaatatatagaaatttaaatgaggtaggtgtgtgagtgtgtgttaAGTGAAGCGATTTTTACCGAATAACGGTTGTTGTAGATACCGTAAAATTTTCTACGATGCTTCAAACCCagataaaaatctatttttttgtgGACGGTAcggtatttataattatttttaaaaatattccagtaaaaaattttttaaaatatatagagaacaaaaaatttatcaaactaattttatttttttttttttttaataattattttacttaattattagagagtataaaaaatatatggaatatcttcataaattagtttgataaatttttgtaaaatttttttttcaattacgtAACAGTGATATGAAGAccgatgatgataataattattattattattataatttagtaattaaaattacaaaagttaatCGCGCGAGCCCTGAGAAACTTCGTCGTAGGGCATCTTCTGGTGGTGACGTTTGTAATGGACCGTAAGGTTACCGCGCTGACGAGCTTTGTAGGGACACTCGGGACACTGAAAAGCCGGAGGTTTGCCTCCGCACTCTACCGTCTCGTGTCGACGCATTGTGCTCTTCCATCGGTAGCCTTTGCCGCAGAAGCGGCACCGGAATTTACGCTGCTGCTCGTGGGGCAGCCCGACGTAGGTCAGATCCCGCGGCTGCGGCAATACTTCAAAGGAATCTGGAAATATTACCTCGCGGGTTGAACGCTCAcgtgttattgttgttgttgttgtcgttGTACTTTCGCTGAAACTACCGTCGAGTGAACGGGTGCTGCGACTCTCGCTGCTTACTGTCGATCTTGTTTTCTTCATTGGAAATTTGCTGGTTCTGTTTCCGGTGTATTCCGAACGAAGAAGTGAAATTAGTGCACCCATTCCTGTAACAATTGCCCgggcgaaaaaaaatatatttaaaacaaaatcataaaataataattgtttaagtGAGGAATTAATAAGGGGGGAA is a window from the Microplitis demolitor isolate Queensland-Clemson2020A chromosome 4, iyMicDemo2.1a, whole genome shotgun sequence genome containing:
- the LOC128667260 gene encoding longitudinals lacking protein, isoforms F/I/K/T-like encodes the protein MGALISLLRSEYTGNRTSKFPMKKTRSTVSSESRSTRSLDGSFSESTTTTTTTITRERSTREVIFPDSFEVLPQPRDLTYVGLPHEQQRKFRCRFCGKGYRWKSTMRRHETVECGGKPPAFQCPECPYKARQRGNLTVHYKRHHQKMPYDEVSQGSRD